A window from Leptospira meyeri encodes these proteins:
- a CDS encoding LIMLP_15305 family protein, with amino-acid sequence MDQTWLKTTLERFKNEQDPIRKFLKETKLFEEALANQEYEKTDLLIRKELGGILNSFKESFRKLEEGFVAKAQIQNIGKTNPATTLLDRIIMKVSSAGYGLNGLGTGVKATAEEMEKLLNHDFSMLEKVGNIQKEILDILPSSFATNPEAAIESINKLLLDFETQFESRNSIFLK; translated from the coding sequence ATGGACCAAACTTGGTTAAAAACAACATTAGAACGTTTTAAGAACGAACAAGATCCCATTCGAAAGTTTTTAAAAGAAACTAAACTATTTGAAGAAGCTCTTGCCAACCAAGAGTATGAAAAAACCGATCTTCTCATCCGAAAAGAACTGGGAGGAATTCTAAACTCTTTTAAGGAAAGTTTTCGTAAATTGGAAGAAGGTTTTGTGGCTAAGGCCCAAATCCAAAACATCGGAAAAACAAATCCGGCGACAACACTTCTAGACCGAATCATTATGAAGGTGAGTTCTGCTGGGTATGGGCTCAATGGACTTGGCACTGGGGTCAAAGCCACTGCAGAAGAAATGGAAAAATTACTAAACCATGACTTTTCGATGTTGGAAAAAGTGGGGAACATACAAAAAGAAATTTTGGATATCCTACCTAGTTCTTTTGCAACAAACCCAGAAGCGGCAATTGAATCTATCAACAAATTACTGTTAGATTTCGAAACACAATTTGAATCAAGAAACTCTATCTTTTTAAAATAA